Proteins encoded in a region of the Neodiprion lecontei isolate iyNeoLeco1 chromosome 5, iyNeoLeco1.1, whole genome shotgun sequence genome:
- the LOC107219237 gene encoding 39S ribosomal protein L17, mitochondrial, with product MNQANISNLVSKLNIYVRPKARRLKNPAGPEGRLLKLRKTVTALIKYERLELNFNRGEEARGYAERLISEALRHGPAHHETMKLADFWILEKQYVHKLFKVLVPRYENFTSSYTKMYNAPRLYPGMYYKKSVLELKGNVYPSLHQEYSQKRNLLHNVLLDEARKEFRLKKYDEIVDNFKQTRM from the exons ATGAATCAAGCAAATATATCTAACCTGGTATCTAAACTCAATATATATGTTCGACCGAAAGCTCGGCGGCTCAAGAATCCAGCCGGTCCAGAGGGTCGATTgttaaaattgagaaaaaccGTGACGGCCCTCATTAAATATGAACGActagaattgaatttcaatcgagGTGAAGAGGCGAGGGGATACGCCGAGCGC CTCATATCGGAAGCCCTGAGACATGGCCCGGCTCACCATGAAACAATGAAACTGGCAGATTTCTGGATTTTGGAAAAGCAGTATGTCCACAAATTATTCAAGGTTCTGGTACCCCGATATGAAAACTTCACTAGTTCCTACACGAAGATGTACAATGCGCCACGTTTATATCCTGGAATGTATTATAAGAAGTCTGTACTGGAGTTAAAAG GAAACGTGTACCCAAGCTTGCATCAGGAATATTCTCAAAAGCGTAATCTCCTACACAATGTATTGCTAGATGAAGCAAGGAAGGAATTTCGGCTGAAGAAATACGACGAAATTGTTGACAATTTCAAACA AACACGAATGTGA